The following are encoded together in the Theileria orientalis strain Shintoku DNA, chromosome 1, complete genome genome:
- a CDS encoding lipoate-protein ligase — protein sequence MGVYKNISVVFSKETDIYFNLSLENYLLSTYGSGRTSKFGPNSPLLYLWRNSPCVIVGRNQNVWSECNLENIKEDVKIVRRFTGGGAVYQDLGNTCFTFISDSKNYNFQNNSELICAAVSKLIVGQKCEPTGRNDLCVNGLKFSGAAFKVLPNAALHHGTLLININKGSLEKYLTPEKSKLAKHNVKSVEARVTNLAQFKPDVTHSEVWNAIVQEAMDFYGVKEKEVYEVDYSSEFCKESSFKDCYDKLTDKQWIFGKRLMDPKTYKNRFDFGSVEFCLDVKEDTVENVYIYSDMLNADLIDYMNGKFNEGPFKMNAEEFKKKFEDAECPNGGEAIEQIKSWLLNQLSNKE from the exons TCTGTCAACGTACGGGAGCGGAAGGACGAGTAAATTCGGCCCAAACTCCCCACTGCTGTACCTGTGGAGAAATTCGCCATGTGTAATAGTAGGAAGGAACCAGAACGTATGGTCCGAGTGTAACCTGGAAAATATCAAGGAAGATGTGAAGATAGTACGCAGGTTCacaggaggaggagcagtGTACCAA GACCTGGGAAACACGTGCTTCACCTTCATATCAGATTCGAAAAACTACAACTTCCAAAATAACTCGGAACTAATATGCGCAGCAGTATCGAAGCTAATAG TAGGACAAAAATGTGAGCCGACGGGAAGAAACGACCTATGTGTGAACGGCCTGAAG TTCTCAGGAGCAGCATTCAAAGTGTTGCCAAACGCAGCACTGCATCACG GAACTCTGCTGATCAACATCAACAAGGGGTCGCTGGAAAAGTACCTGACACCCGAAAAGTCGAAACTGGCA AAACATAACGTGAAAAGCGTAGAGGCAAGAGTGACGAACCTGGCCCAGTTCAAGCCGGACGTGACTCACAGCGAG GTGTGGAACGCTATCGTGCAGGAAGCAATGGACTTTTACGGAGTTAAAGAGAAGGAG GTGTACGAAGTAGACTACAGCTCAGAGTTTTGCAAAGAAAGCTCATTCAAGGACTGCTACGACAAGTTGACA GACAAACAGTGGATCTTCGGAAAGAGGCTTATGGACCCGAAAACGTACAAAAACAGGTTCGACTTCGGAAGCGTGGAGTTCTGCCTGGACGTGAAGGAGGACACGGTGGAAAACGTGTACATCTACTCGGACATGCTGAACGCAGACCTGATCGACTACATGAACGGAAAATTCAACGAAGGACCGTTTAAAATGAATGCAGAAGAGTTCAAAAAAAAATTCGAGGA TGCAGAGTGCCCGAACGGGGGAGAAGCAATCGagcaaataaaaagttGGTTGCTGAACCAGCTGAGTAACAAAGAGTAG
- a CDS encoding uncharacterized protein (Pinin/SDK/memA protein domain containing protein), with the protein MTDHVTLQNEIRSLVQERKSLNLLLKRLSNQMSNFNEGDSNVLLSSKVLNQSSIESRRKPKDSEDFKDYEPEKRPRVEEDTETVHRHKRLMKVGLFGYLQKAKDALVKEKDDESAVKHLEKDKLIDNKLEERQKKQSSILAKDIEEQYNTSKQKLEALELNLSEKQTQLMRIKLKDHYENMKNFIATSTQPTIFWVPHRFNDQLESLRASTRSFVGKKIEIIDSTDYFS; encoded by the exons atgactGATCATGTGACTTTACAAAATGAAATCCGTTCGTTGGTCCAGGAACGGAAATCATTGAACCTACTGCTGAAGCGATTAAGTAATCAGATGAGCAACTTCAATG AGGGCGATTCCAATGTTCTGCTATCTTCCAAGGTTTTAAATCAATCTTCCATCGAATCAAGGAGAAAACCTAAG GATTCTGAGGACTTCAAGGATTATGAGCCTGAAAAGCGTCCTAGAGTGGAGGAGGACACCGAAACTGTTCACAGGCACAAGCGACTCATGAAGGTTGGCCTTTTCGGCTATTTGCAGAAGGCCAAGGACGCTCTCGTCAAGGAGAAGGACGACGAAAGT GCCGTTAAACACTTGGAAAAGGATAAACTTATCGACAACAAGCTGGAAGAACGCCAGAAAAAGCAATCTTCCATCCTTGCCAAGGACATAGAG GAACAATACAACACCAGTAAGCAAAAGCTGGAGGCCCTAGAGCTCAACTTATCTGAGAAGCAAACTCAGCTAATG CGCATAAAGTTGAAGGACCACTATGAAAACATGAAAAACTTCATTGCCACCTCCACGCAGCCTACCATCTTCTGGGTTCCTCACCGGTTCAACGACCAATTGGAGTCGCTCCGCGCCTCCACTCGGAGCTTCGTCGGCAAGAAGATTGAGATTATTGACTCCACCGACTACTTCTCGTAG
- a CDS encoding uncharacterized protein (tubulin binding cofactor C domain containing protein) — translation MDYDLEGCENLDYAQSLLVKSKTAESDSEIRDLIFKSENLIKELFSSSYPGQPNPSMYKTLNAALTILNDKNQRNSNTNKFSFKSLRGKPVKFSEPKADEPQEPTHSPLGRPELVYDENCIIKNINDKRIFRFLNSGKLGYVNIENAQNSDIILINVADSSFIYNVKNCIIWLSIANSSVMLDNVSDSVIITCSRQLRVSNSKNVKFFTNTVTPPIIEMSKNLSFSTNHLTYEGFEDHLKMSDLSGDFLESQDSIKDFSWHHPQKSPNWETMEAKPEHTITICTSDDENELNFQSFSEFDWQILKTL, via the exons ATGGATTATGATCTGGAAGGCTGTGAAAATTTAGACTATGCCCAGTCATTGTTGGTTAAGTCAAAAACTGCTGAATCCGATTCTGAAATACGCGATTTAATATTCAAATCCGAAAACTTAATTAAGGAATTATTTTCTTCCAGTTACCCTGGTCAGCCTAACCCTTCCATGTATAAg ACCCTAAACGCCGCtttaaccattttaaatgataaaaatcaaCGGAACTCAAACACAAACAAGTTCTCATTCAAGTCCTTGAGAGGCAAGCCGGTTAAATTTTCTGAACCCAAGGCTGATGAACCTCAGGAGCCTACTCATTCACCTCTGGGACGCCCTGAACTTGTTTATGATGAAAATTGCatcataaaaaacataaacgaTAAAAG GATCTTTcgttttttaaactctGGGAAGCTGGGATACGTGAACATAGAAAACGCC CAAAATTCCGACATTATATTGATCAATGTTGCCGACTCATCATTCATATACAACGTAAAAAACTGCATTATTTG GCTCAGTATCGCAAACAGTTCCGTTATGCTGGATAACGTTTCCGACTCCGTGATCATAACTTGTTCAAGGCAGTTGAGGGTTTCCAACTCCAAAAACgttaaattttttacaaatactgTCACACCTCCAATTATTGAGAT GTCGAAGAATCTTTCATTTTCCACCAATCATCTCACTTACGAGGGGTTCGAAGACCATTTGAAG ATGTCTGATTTAAGCGGAGATTTTCTAGAATCCCAGGATTCCATAAAGGATTTCAGCTGGCACCACCCTCAGAAGTCCCCTAACTGGGAAACAATGGAAGCAAAACCTGAACACACTATCACCATTTGCACGTCGGATGACGAAAATGAACTAAATTTCCAATCATTTTCCGAGTTTGACTGGCAGATTCTGAAAACTCTTTAG
- a CDS encoding ribonucleoside reductase has protein sequence MSAVRTYSFLPNSGLEAVQDRESLLKENKNRWVMFPVEYDTFWAMYKEVENNFWAAEDFIFSEDKSSLDSLTAPLLDCLNRLLSYHVMLDNSFFCRPADITLDLLSDVQAAEARAFYGFQLTDENIHSETVGSMFQNLGRGLDMLSGSDKISWLQTLCKGSRSFFRRILLCVISKLLFSCSFSVLRDFLVKDRHVPTHTSALDAMKTDRHIHVRFAHCVFLLLEYKMLESEVFDLVREATRLEFEFCCNALPLDFMDLSKDHLQAYIEHSANNVLSVSGYKPLFNPDYDVDWLSPPRVDLSIQKQQQSKPIQNEVVTTTEIKFDEDF, from the exons ATGTCCGCTGTGAGGACTTATAGCTTTTTACCTAACTCCGGCCTTGAGGCTGTTCAAGACCGCGAATCCTTGTTAAAAGAGAATAAAAACCGATGg GTTATGTTTCCTGTCGAGTACGACACCTTCTGG GCTATGTATAAAGAAGTTGAAAACAACTTTTGGGCTGCCGAggattttattttttctgagGACAAGAGTTCCTTGGATTCTTTGACTGCGCCCCTTTTAGATTGCTTAAACAGGCTTTTATCGTATCACGTGATGCT GGATAATAGCTTCTTTTGTCGTCCTGCCGATATCACTTTGGATCTTTTGAGTGACGTTCAGGCTGCTGAGGCCAGGGCCTTCTACGGGTTTCAGCTTACTGACGAGAACATTCACAGTGAAACTGTCGGCTCTATGTTCCAAAATTTGGGACGCGGCTTGGATATGCTTTCC GGCTCTGATAAGATCTCCTGGCTTCAGACTCTTTGCAAGGGGTCGAGGAGTTTTTTCAGGCGCATTCTGCTTTGCGTCATTTCCAAGCTTCTGTTCAGCTGTTCCTTCTCTGTTCTCAGAGACTTTCTTGTCAAAGATAGACATGTTCCCACTCACACATCTGCTCTCGATGCTATGAAAACTGACCGACACATTCATGTCAGGTTCGCTCACTGCGTGTTCCTTCTTCTCGAGTACAAGATGCTTGAGTCCGAGGTTTTCGACCTCGTTAGGGAGGCCACTCGACTAGAATTTGAATTTTGTTGCAATGCTCTTCCCCTAGATTTTATGGACCTCAGTAAAG ACCATCTCCAGGCCTACATTGAGCATTCTGCGAATAACGTTTTATCAGTTTCTGGGTACAAACCTCTCTTTAATCCTGACTACGACGTTGACTGGCTTAGTCCCCCGAGGGTCGATTTGAGCATCCAGAAACAGCAGCAGAGCAAGCCCATTCAGAACGAGGTCGTCACTACTACTGAGATCAAGTTCGATGAGGACTTTTAA
- a CDS encoding vesicle transport protein, translated as MCSSIKGSYIYIFAVLLLSSTTKIYGISVTLTPKETRCFVSNAAVGDKIIGSVGLVPADAVVQINLFKVENNLVTARLDRPVKGLDFANINYDVAENGFYSLCLSNEHSDLVTFVVSFRVETVTNKGMSSLSTVEDMKGVITYADRLLTTTREIMERMEAYSTREYLLSKVINRMNSRIVTWSLIQMVVVIGLCCYQIYHISSFFEVKSFV; from the exons ATGTGTTCCTCAATTAAAGGCtcttatatatacatatttgcTGTACTCCTCCTTTCTAGtacaacaaaaatataCGGGATAAGCGTGACCCTCACGCCCAAGGAAACACGCTGTTTCGTTTCAAACGCTGCAGTAGGAGATAAAATTATCGG TTCCGTAGGCCTAGTTCCAGCAGATGCCGTCGTGCAAATAAACCTATTCAAAGTCGAAAACAATCTAGTAACGGCGAGGCTGGATAGACCAGTAAAGGGTTTGGACTTcgcaaatataaattacgAC gTCGCCGAAAACGGTTTCTACTCACTCTGCCTGTCAAATGAGCACTCAGACCTGGTCACATTCGTAGTATCGTTCAGAGTAGAGACCGTGACGAACAAGGGAATGTCATCGCTATCGACAGTGGAGGATATGAAGGGAGTAATAACATACGCGGACCGCCTGTTGACAACG ACGAGAGAGATCATGGAGAGAATGGAAGCGTACAGCACGAGGGAGTACCTGCTGTCGAAAGTCATCAACAGGATGAACTCTAGAATAGTTACCTGGTCGCTGATCCAGatggtagtagtaataggATTGTGCTGCTACCAAATATATCACATAAGCTCCTTCTTCGAAGTAAAGAGTTTTGTATAA